One Ricinus communis isolate WT05 ecotype wild-type chromosome 1, ASM1957865v1, whole genome shotgun sequence DNA window includes the following coding sequences:
- the LOC112536142 gene encoding uncharacterized protein LOC112536142 isoform X1 produces MESTKSSSQYQLPSPMIIAMKGPSNNKKLEIASSLAQFLHYPLIDEEDVTLDLKNSLTGFPKELPFKIVTQITKTQLQVKLQVIINTSLSQDTHIDHWLELARSKGAHLLIVECTNEGSQGSEHGVGYAPVLRIDISKPFTVEEFVPTIMNAVEFHEKANHEGKSQPEVSKEITQVHETIPQRIFMEAHAHEFSFTTEPKMDSTKLRCNYCEDFISGPTYQCIECDGFILHKSCAETQKIQVIPELFYLTSCPSVYSFPREDKCRLCDHYSSNCNHCLLQTHIKCRFLPTICQYEKHTHTRLTLSSCHFGITTSINALPVANLESLSAINVTVAKWIFMLLVQYQCCLRLM; encoded by the exons atggaatCAACTAAGAGTAGTAGCCAATACCAGTTACCATCACCAATGATCATAGCTATGAAGGGTCCCTCCAACAATAAGAAACTTGAAATAGCAAGTTCCTTGGCTCAGTTCTTACATTATCCTTTGATTGATGAAGAGGATGTCACTCTAGATCTCAAGAACTCTTTAACTGGTTTCCCTAAGGAGTTGCCTTTTAAAATTGTTACCCAAATCACTAAAACCCAACTCCAGGTGAAGCTTCAAGTGATCATTAACACTTCTCTCTCTCAGGATACCCACATCGACCATTGGTTAGAGCTAGCAAGGTCCAAGGGGGCTCATCTGCTCATTGTTGAATGCACAAATGAAGGTAGTCAGGGCAGTGAACATGGGGTTGGATATGCGCCGGTCCTGAGAATCGACATTTCCAAGCCATTTACTGTGGAAGAATTTGTTCCCACAATAATGAATGCTGTGGAATTTCATGAGAAAGCTAATCACGAAGGCAAATCCCAGCCAGAAGtatcaaaagaaattacaCAAGTTCATGAAACCATTCCTCAAAGAATTTTCATGGAAGCCCATGCACACGAGTTTTCGTTTACTACAGAGCCGAAGATGGATTCTACTAAGCTTCGATGTAATTACTGTGAAGATTTCATTTCAGGACCAACCTATCAATGCATTGAATGTGATGGATTCATCCTTCACAAATCATGTGCTGAAACGCAGAAAATACAGGTCATTCCTGAACTCTTTTACTTAACATCATGCCCATCTGTGTACAGTTTTCCACGAGAGGACAAATGCAGACTCTGTGATCACTACTCCTCAAACTGTAATCACTGTCTTCTCCAAACTCACATCAAATGCAGGTTTCTGCCAACCATTTGCCAATATgaaaaacacacacacacccGCTTAACTTTGTCATCATGCCATTTTGGTATAACTACGAGTATAAATGCTTTGCCTGTAGCGAATTTGGAAAGTTTATCAGCTATAAATGTTACAGTTGCAAAATGGATCTTCATGTTACTTGTGCAGTACCAATg TTGTTTAAGGTTGATGTGA